A genomic window from Lotus japonicus ecotype B-129 chromosome 1, LjGifu_v1.2 includes:
- the LOC130734202 gene encoding probable pectin methyltransferase QUA2 produces the protein MSRPLHRGVSGFRVPDSSNDLWDSQSKDKPEREDFDKRGSSDHSPLALKFPLKVLFSDNNNNSPSKYGNGITENGFSSDPFFVGSPRTRVKLMLLSLKISLVFIVVLALVGSFWWTLSMSSSSRGRVYHGYRRLQEKLVTDLLDVGELSHGSSKVKELEFCSPELENFVPCFNVSDNLASGGNELDRKCDGELRQSCLVLPPVNYKIPLRWPTGRDVIWIANVKITAQEVLSSGSLTKRMMMLDEEQISFRSASLMFDGVEDYSHQIAEMIGLRNESYLIQAGVRTILDIGCGYGSFGAHLYQSQLLTMCIANYEPSGSQVQLTLERGLPAMIASFTSNQLPYSSLSFDMLHCARCNIDWDQKDGHLLIEADRLLRPGGYFVWTSPLTNARNKENQKRWKFVQDFTEKLCWEMLSQQDETVVWKKTSKKSCYSSRKPGSVLPLCGRGLDVESPYYRELQNCIGGTQSSRWVSIEKRERWPSQVNLNKNNLAAYGLQSDELTEDSDMWRTAVQNYWSLLSPIIFSDHPKRPGEEDPSPPYNMFRNVLDMNAHFGGFNTALLQARKSVWVMNVVPISGLNYLPLIQDRGFVGVLHDWCEAFPTYPRTYDLVHAAGLLSLETSQQRRCNMLDMFIEIDRLLRPEGWVIIRDTVPLIESARALTTQLKWDARVIEIESDSDQKLLICQKPLIKRHASY, from the exons ATGTCCAGGCCTCTACATCGAGGTGTGTCTGGATTTCGTGTCCCTGACAGTAGCAATGACTTGTGGGACTCTCAATCCAAAGATAAACCAGAAAGAGAAGATTTTGATAAGAGGGGTTCTTCAGATCATAGCCCTCTAGCACTGAAATTTCCTTTGAAGGTTCTTTTTTCTGATAATAACAACAATTCTCCTTCCAAATATGGCAATGGAATCACTGAGAATGGTTTTTCATCTGATCCATTCTTTGTTGGATCGCCAAGAACCCGGGTTAAGTTGATGCTGCTTTCATTGAAGATTAGTTTAGTGTTTATAGTTGTTCTTGCTCTTGTTGGATCTTTTTGGTGGACCCTATCTATGTCATCCTCATCAAGAGGTAGAGTTTACCATGGTTATAGAAGGCTCCAGGAGAAGCTGGTTACAGACCTGTTGGATGTTGGTGAGTTATCTCATGGCTCCTCCAAGGTGAAAGAATTGGAATTCTGTTCTCCTGAGCTGGAAAATTTTGTTCCTTGCTTTAATGTTTCTGATAATTTAGCTTCTGGTGGCAACGAGTTGGACCGGAAATGTGACGGCGAGCTCAGGCAAAGTTGTTTGGTCCTCCCACCTGTGAATTACAAAATTCCTCTTAGGTGGCCTACTGGAAGAGATGTTATCTGGATTGCTAATGTGAAAATCACTGCACAGGAGGTTCTTTCTTCTGGAAGCTTGACCAAGAG AATGATGATGCTGGATGAAGAGCAAATTTCGTTTCGTTCAGCCTCTCTTATGTTTGATGGTGTTGAAGACTACTCACATCAAATCGCGGAAATGATTGGACTTAGAAATGAATCTTACCTTATACAAGCTGGG GTTCGAACCATACTAGACATAGGTTGTGGGTATGGTAGCTTTGGAGCGCACCTTTATCAAAGTCAACTTCTAACTATGTGCATTGCAAACTATGAGCCTTCTGGCAGTCAAGTTCAGCTCACTCTCGAGAGGGGTCTTCCTGCTATGATTGCTTCATTCACTTCAAATCAGCTGCCATATTCATCTCTGTCGTTTGATATGTTACATTGTGCTAGATGTAACATTGATTGGGACCAGAAAG ATGGACATCTCTTGATTGAAGCCGATAGACTTTTAAGACCGGGTGGATACTTTGTCTGGACATCACCACTTACAAATGCTCGCAACAAAGAGAATCAGAAAAGGTGGAAGTTTGTGCAAGATTTTACAGAAAAGCTTTGCTGGGAAATGTTGTCACAGCAAGATGAAACCGTTGTATGGAAGAAAACTAGTAAAAAGAGTTGCTATTCTTCAAG AAAGCCTGGTTCCGTCCTTCCTTTGTGTGGTAGAGGTCTTGATGTGGAGTCTCCCTATTATCGCGAACTGCAAAATTGCATTGGAGGAACACAGAGCAGCCGTTGGGTTTCAattgaaaaaagagaaagatggCCTTCTCAGGTTAACTTGAACAAGaacaacttagcagcatatg GGTTACAGTCTGATGAATTAACTGAGGACTCTGACATGTGGAGAACAGCAGTACAAAATTATTGGTCACTCCTTTCGCCTATAATATTTTCTGATCATCCAAAGAGACCTGGTGAAGAGGACCCTTCACCGCCTTACAACATGTTCAGAAATGTGCTAGACATGAATGCTCATTTTGGTGGCTTCAATACTGCACTGTTGCAGGCTAGAAAGTCTGTGTGGGTCATGAATGTGGTCCCAATAAGTGGACTGAACTATCTTCCCTTGATCCAGGACAGAGGTTTCGTCGGCGTTTTGCATGATTG GTGTGAGGCCTTTCCAACATACCCGAGAACCTATGACTTGGTGCATGCAGCGGGACTTCTATCTCTTGAGACGTCCCAGCAGCGCAGATGCAACATGCTTGATATGTTCATTGAAATTGACAGGTTGCTTCGCCCAGAG GGTTGGGTTATAATTCGCGACACAGTTCCTTTAATAGAATCCGCTAGAGCTCTAACAACACAGCTGAAGTGGGATGCACGAGTTATAGAAATTGAAAGTGACAGCGATCAGAAACTCCTGATCTGCCAGAAACCTCTCATCAAGAGACATGCAAGCTACTAA